Proteins found in one Oncorhynchus gorbuscha isolate QuinsamMale2020 ecotype Even-year linkage group LG15, OgorEven_v1.0, whole genome shotgun sequence genomic segment:
- the si:dkey-86e18.1 gene encoding uncharacterized protein si:dkey-86e18.1 isoform X1 — MTEEWEYILIYLVVYVPCSVIYFPLVHCLTPTQLVTTIHFFVCNVSSPIYPKKKNVAGKLACPSQMARNEEKQLGKLNRLWLQKERDEGRIKDVHEPRPKLSTLNSASSIKKWIPSIKNEIEYYLQQSQLSHYPERKIVEFQLSIQGLEKEYKRFICKLQALDPTCKHQPWSPRAYTKRSADTHISPNTAKKPRGLQSCDLSRPVGGAQSNWVVKRTGSDATSASENKVHFHQSGTFLSTFPVDLTNPNPESTNPDQDQPLNFDRTRLAVVLAGSRGPLQPGSSHTQSLARVLLSGLPNLHSSPLGRAIAAQDRDNTGGERRDSTGAGGAHSTVNDEKSTGHVLGLGCYSSSDDEADT, encoded by the exons ATGACAGAGGAGTGGGAATATATACTTATCTATTTAGTAGTTTATGTTCCCTGTAGTGTAATTTACTTTCCTTTAGTTCATTGTTTAACCCCCACCCAATTGGTGACGACAATACACTTTTTTGTGTGTAACGTTAGTTCGCCAATATACCCAAAGAAGAAGAATGTCGCTGGTAAATTAGCGTGTCCCTCCCAAATGGCTAGAAACGAGGAGAAACAACTGGGGAAATTGAACCGATTATGGCTTCAAAAAGAAAGAGATG AGGGCCGTATCAAAGATGTTCATGAACCTAGACCCAAACTG TCAACACTCAATTCAGCCTCATCCATTAAAAAGTGGATCCCAAGCATCAAGAATGAAATCGAGTATTATCTGCAG cagtCCCAGTTGTCTCACTACCCTGAGAGGAAGATAGTGGAGTTCCAGCTGAGCATCCAGGGGCTGGAGAAAGAGTATAAACGCTTCATCTGTAAACTGCAAGCCCTGGACCCGACCTGTAAACACCAGCCCTGGTCACCTAGAGCATACACCAAGAGGagtgcagacacacacatctcCCCCAACACCG CCAAGAAACCACGCGGTCTCCAGTCATGTGATCTGAGCAGGCCGGTGGGTGGAGCACAGAGTAACTGGGTCGTTAAAAGAACAGGAAGTGATGCAACCTCAGCCTCTGAGAACAAGGTACACTTCCACCAATCAGGGACTTTCCTCAGCACATTTCCAGTTGACCTGACTAATCCCAACCCAGAGTCCACCAATCCAGATCAGGACCAGCCCCTGAACTTTGATCGCACCCGTCTGGCGGTGGTTCTAGCTGGGTCCAGAGGCCCATTACAACCAGGGTCGTCTCACACTCAGAGCCTGGCCAGGGTGCTGCTCTCTGGGCTACCCAACCTCCACAGCTCCCCACTGGGAAGGGCCATTGCTGCACAGGACAGAGAcaatacagggggagagagacgagacagcACAGGGGCAGGAGGAGCCCATAGCACCGTTAATGATGAAAAGAGCACAGGGCATGTACTGGGACTAGGCTGCTACTCATCCTCAGACGATGAAGCCGACACATGA
- the si:dkey-86e18.1 gene encoding uncharacterized protein si:dkey-86e18.1 isoform X2, with amino-acid sequence MTEEWEYILIYLVVYVPCSVIYFPLVHCLTPTQLVTTIHFFVCNVSSPIYPKKKNVAGKLACPSQMARNEEKQLGKLNRLWLQKERDEGRIKDVHEPRPKLSTLNSASSIKKWIPSIKNEIEYYLQSQLSHYPERKIVEFQLSIQGLEKEYKRFICKLQALDPTCKHQPWSPRAYTKRSADTHISPNTAKKPRGLQSCDLSRPVGGAQSNWVVKRTGSDATSASENKVHFHQSGTFLSTFPVDLTNPNPESTNPDQDQPLNFDRTRLAVVLAGSRGPLQPGSSHTQSLARVLLSGLPNLHSSPLGRAIAAQDRDNTGGERRDSTGAGGAHSTVNDEKSTGHVLGLGCYSSSDDEADT; translated from the exons ATGACAGAGGAGTGGGAATATATACTTATCTATTTAGTAGTTTATGTTCCCTGTAGTGTAATTTACTTTCCTTTAGTTCATTGTTTAACCCCCACCCAATTGGTGACGACAATACACTTTTTTGTGTGTAACGTTAGTTCGCCAATATACCCAAAGAAGAAGAATGTCGCTGGTAAATTAGCGTGTCCCTCCCAAATGGCTAGAAACGAGGAGAAACAACTGGGGAAATTGAACCGATTATGGCTTCAAAAAGAAAGAGATG AGGGCCGTATCAAAGATGTTCATGAACCTAGACCCAAACTG TCAACACTCAATTCAGCCTCATCCATTAAAAAGTGGATCCCAAGCATCAAGAATGAAATCGAGTATTATCTGCAG tCCCAGTTGTCTCACTACCCTGAGAGGAAGATAGTGGAGTTCCAGCTGAGCATCCAGGGGCTGGAGAAAGAGTATAAACGCTTCATCTGTAAACTGCAAGCCCTGGACCCGACCTGTAAACACCAGCCCTGGTCACCTAGAGCATACACCAAGAGGagtgcagacacacacatctcCCCCAACACCG CCAAGAAACCACGCGGTCTCCAGTCATGTGATCTGAGCAGGCCGGTGGGTGGAGCACAGAGTAACTGGGTCGTTAAAAGAACAGGAAGTGATGCAACCTCAGCCTCTGAGAACAAGGTACACTTCCACCAATCAGGGACTTTCCTCAGCACATTTCCAGTTGACCTGACTAATCCCAACCCAGAGTCCACCAATCCAGATCAGGACCAGCCCCTGAACTTTGATCGCACCCGTCTGGCGGTGGTTCTAGCTGGGTCCAGAGGCCCATTACAACCAGGGTCGTCTCACACTCAGAGCCTGGCCAGGGTGCTGCTCTCTGGGCTACCCAACCTCCACAGCTCCCCACTGGGAAGGGCCATTGCTGCACAGGACAGAGAcaatacagggggagagagacgagacagcACAGGGGCAGGAGGAGCCCATAGCACCGTTAATGATGAAAAGAGCACAGGGCATGTACTGGGACTAGGCTGCTACTCATCCTCAGACGATGAAGCCGACACATGA